A single window of Nicotiana tomentosiformis chromosome 1, ASM39032v3, whole genome shotgun sequence DNA harbors:
- the LOC104091259 gene encoding probable 2-oxoglutarate-dependent dioxygenase AOP1.2: MESQRVIPVIRFSQENMSPSSSCWISTCQDVKKAFEIYGCFLAIYEEISMEQCKELFRELEKLFDLPVETKAKNTSKIPNFGYIGPESYTRPLYESMGIENSTNLESVQSFTNLMWPSGNTHFCGLLHSHAKQMLELDNMVTRTMFASYDVEKYHETCVKSKGNLVRVMKYGVPKSDEPNVGLPPHSDKGFTTILHQNQVNGLEIETKDGHWISVEFPPSSFIVIAGDALKEWSNDRIHAVTHRVTMSGNESRYSLGQFSHPQKIGTLEELIVSSSAV, translated from the exons ATGGAATCCCAAAGAGTCATTCCTGTTATCAGATTTAGCCAAGAAAATATGAGCCCAAGTTCAAGTTGTTGGATTTCAACATGCCAAGATGTTAAAAAAGCTTTCGAAATCTATGGCTGTTTCTTAGCAATATATGAAGAAATTTCAATGGAGCAGTGTAAAGAACTTTTCCGGGAATTGGAGAAGTTGTTTGATTTACCTGTGGAGACCAAAGCTAAAAACACTTCGAAAattcctaattttggttatatTGGACCAGAATCCTATACTCGGCCTCTTTATGAAAGCATGGGAATTGAGAATTCCACCAATCTTGAATCAGTTCAAAGCTTCACAAATCTCATGTGGCCTTCTGGAAATACTCATTTTTG TGGACTACTTCATTCCCATGCAAAGCAAATGCTGGAACTAGACAACATGGTGACAAGAACGATGTTTGCAAGCTATGATGTGGAGAAATATCATGAAACATGCGTTAAATCTAAGGGTAACCTTGTTCGTGTCATGAAATATGGAGTTCCAAAGTCCGATGAGCCTAACGTTGGTCTTCCACCTCATAGTGACAAGGGCTTCACTACTATACTCCATCAAAATCAAGTAAATGGTTTGGAAATCGAAACAAAGGATGGCCATTGGATTTCTGTAGAATTTCCTCCTTCATCCTTTATTGTTATCGCGGGTGATGCACTTAAG GAATGGAGCAACGACAGAATACATGCTGTTACACATAGAGTTACAATGAGtggaaatgaatcaagatatTCACTTGGGCAATTTTCACATCCACAGAAGATAGGAACACTAGAAGAGCTCATTGTTTCATCCTCTGCAGTTTAA
- the LOC104112850 gene encoding probable 2-oxoglutarate-dependent dioxygenase AOP1 — translation MSQTLCKAPIIDLNKLEKSKRGSNSWLELCNGVRLALEDHGYFIALYDKVSSEVEKEIFDVMDELFDLPIETKKKNSSDFYFYRWVGQLEAAPLHESFGIVYPTHIQALQSFTTLMWPQGNQRFSETVTSYVKVAAELEQLVDKMVFESYGVAERHYESHIAATTYLLRPTKYAAPPPSNINNVGANIHTDKSFSTLLFQNQINGLQVESKSGDWIAVNVPPSAFVFMAGDAYEAWSNGRIYAPRHQVLLKEEKQRYTLALFTFNKGITDIPEELVDETHPLQYKPFDNFGLAWYYLSGANSMIHSTAKAYCGINTTASIA, via the exons ATGTCTCAAACACTTTGTAAGGCTCCTATTATTGATCTCAACAAATTAGAGAAATCAAAGCGAGGTTCAAATTCTTGGCTAGAATTGTGCAATGGCGTTCGCCTTGCACTTGAAGATCATGGTTATTTTATAGCACTATATGATAAGGTTTCTTCTGAAGTTGAGAAGGAAATATTTGATGTAATGGATGAGTTGTTTGATCTGCCCAttgaaacaaagaagaagaactcTTCTGACTTTTATTTCTATCGATGGGTTGGTCAGCTGGAGGCAGCTCCTCTTCATGAAAGCTTTGGGATTGTATATCCAACTCATATTCAAGCACTACAAAGCTTTACCACACTCATGTGGCCACAAGGCAACCAAAGATTTAG TGAAACAGTAACATCGTACGTAAAGGTAGCAGCAGAACTAGAACAGTTGGTGGACAAAATGGTGTTCGAAAGCTATGGAGTAGCAGAAAGGCACTATGAATCTCATATAGCAGCCACTACATATCTCCTCCGTCCTACAAAGTACGCAGCGCCACCACCGTCCAATATTAATAATGTAGGTGCAAATATACACACTGACAAGAGCTTCTCCACACTGCTCTTTCAGAATCAGATTAATGGTTTGCAAGTTGAAAGTAAAAGTGGTGATTGGATTGCTGTTAATGTCCCTCCTTCTGCATTCGTCTTCATGGCTGGTGATGCTTATGAG GCATGGAGCAATGGAAGAATATATGCACCGCGGCACCAAGTGTTGCTGAAAGAGGAAAAGCAAAGGTACACATTGGCCCTGTTCACATTCAACAAAGGAATAACAGATATACCTGAGGAATTAGTGGATGAAACACATCCTTTACAATACAAGCCTTTCGATAATTTTGGATTAGCTTGGTACTACCTCTCTGGTGCTAACTCCATGATTCACAGCACTGCTAAAGCTTACTGCGGCATCAATACTACTGCATCCATCGCTTGA
- the LOC104112851 gene encoding probable helicase CHR10 isoform X2: MNYEQRLIAASKFVYAGYSADDSPPVNTVDWGVKATLKPHQIEGVSWLIRRYRLGVNVILGDEMGLGKTLQAISLLSYLKFYLKTPGPFLVLCPLSVTDGWMSEMANFAPKLRVLSYIGEKEHRRNLRKKMYEHVNKKALSDGESLSFDVLLTTYDILLLDEDFLSQVPWSYAIIDEAQRLKNPSSVLHNVLKEHFVMPRKLLMTGTPIQNNLSELWALLHFCMPSVFGTLDQFLYAFKEAGDPSCRDADKAKEQFKILKYVIGAFMLRRTKSQLIELGTLVLPPLTEITVMAPLVALQKKVYMSILRKELTQLLALASGAPSTRSLQNMVIQLRKACSHPYLFAGIEPEPYEEGEHLVQASGKLLILDHLLQKLHAYGHRVLLFAQMTQTLDILQDYLELRKYSYERLDGSIRAEERFAAIRSFSQHSAKRRSKLEADQNGAFVFLISTRAGGVGLNLVAADTVIFYEQDWNPQVDRQALQRAHRIGQTNHVLSINLVTEQTVEEVIMRRAQRKLQLSQNIVGDDVLDQEGKEMAGAEAGDLRSVILGLHMLDPAEITNEESDEFDRTELTAMAETIIGFRNEERSAKDEFEVKPVDRLSEFNVVTKRGPESIKLDPRLDEASYLAWVEKFKEASQANHGPIFELGSRRSLPEKKHLKTEATKRKEEEEKLSKWEALGYHSLSVRYPVSAPDTDISSDSGAVHFVYGDCTHPSKVSPSEPTIIFSCVDTSGSWGHGGMFDALARLSTSVPATYERASEFHDLHLGDLHLIEITEDLTSGSDSPHAPQWVALAVVQSYNPRRKVPRGSISIPDLEHCLSKASYSAAQKSASIHMPRIGYQDGSDRSEWYTIERLLRKHAALYGINIFVYYFRRSAQS, from the exons ATGAATTACGAGCAGAGACTAATCGCCGCATCGAAGTTCGTCTACGCCGGCTACTCAGCCGACGATTCTCCGCCGGTCAACACTGTTGACTGGGGAGTCAAAGCGACTCTTAAACCTCACCAAATTGAAGGAGTCTCATGGCTCATTCGTAGATACCGTCTAGGCGTCAACGTCATTCTCG GGGATGAG ATGGGGCTGGGGAAGACTTTGCAAGCTATATCATTGCTGAGCTATCTGAAATTCTACCTAAAGACTCCTGGACCATTCT TGGTGCTCTGTCCTCTTAGTGTGACGGATGGTTGGATGTCTGAAATGGCCAATTTCGCCCCAAAATTAAGAGTGCTATCCTATATTGGAGAAAAGGAGCACCGGCGCAATCTACGTAAGAAAATGTATGAGCATGTGAACAAGAAGGCGTTGTCTGAT GGAGAATCATTATCTTTTGATGTGCTGTTGACTACATACGACATATTATTACTTGATGAAGATTTCCTATCACAGGTTCCATGGAGTTATGCAATAATTGACGAAGCACAAAGGCTCAAAAATCCATCTAGT GTGCTGCATAATGTGCTCAAAGAGCATTTTGTTATGCCAAGGAAATTGCTGATGACCGGCACACCTATACAAAACAACCTTTCAGAGCTTTGGGCTCTGTTGCATTTCTGTATGCCTTCTGTTTTTGGAACACTGGATCAGTTTCTCTATGCATTCAAGGAAGCTGGAGATCCTTCAT GTCGTGATGCAGACAAAGCTAAGGAACAattcaaaattttgaaatatgTAATAGGGGCATTTATGCTCCGAAGAACTAAATCTCAGCTTATTGAGTTGGGGACTCTTGTACTGCCACCTCTTACTGAGATTACTGT GATGGCACCATTGGTGGCCCTGCAAAAGAAGGTATATATGTCCATATTAAGGAAGGAGCTAACACAGCTGCTAGCACTTGCTTCTGGAGCACCCAGTACTCGGTCGTTACAGAATATG GTAATTCAACTACGAAAAGCATGCAGTCATCCTTACCTTTTTGCTGGTATAGAACCTGAACCATATGAAGAGGGAGAACACCTGGTTCAG GCTAGCGGGAAATTGCTTATTTTGGATCATCTTCTTCAAAAGCTTCATGCCTATGGACATAGAGTCCTTCTGTTTGCTCAGATGACTCAAACACTGGATATATTGCAG GATTATCTGGAATTGAGGAAATATTCTTACGAGCGTCTTGATGGTTCAATTCGCGCAGAAGAGCGCTTCGCTGCAATAAGGAGCTTCAGTCAACACTCAGCCAAGCGAAGATCAAAGTTGGAAGCTGATCAAAATGGAGCATTTGTTTTCTTGATTTCAACAAGAGCTGGTGGAGTTGGGTTGAATCTTGTGGCTGCTGATACT gtcatattttatgaGCAAGACTGGAATCCCCAGGTAGACAGGCAGGCCTTGCAGCGTGCTCACCGAATTGGTCAAACAAACCATGTGTTATCTATAAATCTAGTCACAGAGCAGACGGTGGAGGAG GTCATTATGCGTAGAGCGCAACGGAAATTACAGCTTAGCCAGAATATTGTAGGAGATGATGTCTTGGATCAGGAAGGGAAAGAGATGGCAGGTGCTGAAGCTGGTGACTTGCGATCTGTTATACTTGGATTGCATATGCTAGATCCTGCAGAAATAACCAATGAGGAATCAGATGAATTTGATAGGACTGAGTTGACTGCAATGGCAGAAACGATTATTGGATTTCGCAATGAAGAACGTTCTGCTAAAGATGAGTTTGAGGTAAAGCCAGTTGACAGGTTAAGTGAGTTCAATGTTGTCACAAAAAGGGGTCCAGAATCTATTAAGCTTGATCCTCGTCTTGATGAAGCTTCATATCTCGCATGGGTTGAGAAATTCAAGGAAGCATCACAGGCCAACCATGGTCCAATTTTCGAGCTTGGGAGTAGGAGAAGCTTGCCTGAGAAAAAGCATCTAAAAACTGAAGCAACAAAGAGAAAGGAAGAGGAGGAGAAGTTGTCAAAGTGGGAAGCTCTTGGATACCACTCGTTATCTGTCAGATATCCTGTATCAGCTCCGGATACTGATATCTCCTCAGATTCCGGCGCTGTTCATTTTGTTTATGGGGACTGCACTCATCCTTCTAAAGTGTCTCCATCAGAGCCGACCATTATATTCAG CTGCGTTGATACATCCGGAAGCTGGGGTCATGGGGGTATGTTTGATGCATTGGCGAGACTATCAACTAGTGTACCCGCTACATATGAGCGAGCTTCTGAATTTCATGATCTTCATCTAGGTGATCTCCATCTTATAGAGATTACAG AGGATCTCACTAGTGGCAGTGATTCACCTCATGCTCCTCAATGGGTAGCTTTGGCTGTTGTGCAGTCCTACAATCCTAGGCGCAAAGTCCCACGTGGCAGTATCTCCATCCCTGATTTGGAGCATTGTCTATCAAAAGCATCATATTCAGCTGCTCAAAAGTCTG CATCAATCCACATGCCAAGAATTGGTTATCAGGATGGTTCTGACAGGTCAGAATGGTATACAATTGAACGTCTGCTGCGGAAGCATGCTGCTCTCTACGGCATAAATATCTTTGT GTATTATTTCCGGCGTTCAGCACAGAGCTAA
- the LOC104112851 gene encoding probable helicase CHR10 isoform X1, whose protein sequence is MGLGKTLQAISLLSYLKFYLKTPGPFLVLCPLSVTDGWMSEMANFAPKLRVLSYIGEKEHRRNLRKKMYEHVNKKALSDGESLSFDVLLTTYDILLLDEDFLSQVPWSYAIIDEAQRLKNPSSVLHNVLKEHFVMPRKLLMTGTPIQNNLSELWALLHFCMPSVFGTLDQFLYAFKEAGDPSCRDADKAKEQFKILKYVIGAFMLRRTKSQLIELGTLVLPPLTEITVMAPLVALQKKVYMSILRKELTQLLALASGAPSTRSLQNMVIQLRKACSHPYLFAGIEPEPYEEGEHLVQASGKLLILDHLLQKLHAYGHRVLLFAQMTQTLDILQDYLELRKYSYERLDGSIRAEERFAAIRSFSQHSAKRRSKLEADQNGAFVFLISTRAGGVGLNLVAADTVIFYEQDWNPQVDRQALQRAHRIGQTNHVLSINLVTEQTVEEVIMRRAQRKLQLSQNIVGDDVLDQEGKEMAGAEAGDLRSVILGLHMLDPAEITNEESDEFDRTELTAMAETIIGFRNEERSAKDEFEVKPVDRLSEFNVVTKRGPESIKLDPRLDEASYLAWVEKFKEASQANHGPIFELGSRRSLPEKKHLKTEATKRKEEEEKLSKWEALGYHSLSVRYPVSAPDTDISSDSGAVHFVYGDCTHPSKVSPSEPTIIFSCVDTSGSWGHGGMFDALARLSTSVPATYERASEFHDLHLGDLHLIEITEDLTSGSDSPHAPQWVALAVVQSYNPRRKVPRGSISIPDLEHCLSKASYSAAQKSASIHMPRIGYQDGSDRSEWYTIERLLRKHAALYGINIFVYYFRRSAQS, encoded by the exons ATGGGGCTGGGGAAGACTTTGCAAGCTATATCATTGCTGAGCTATCTGAAATTCTACCTAAAGACTCCTGGACCATTCT TGGTGCTCTGTCCTCTTAGTGTGACGGATGGTTGGATGTCTGAAATGGCCAATTTCGCCCCAAAATTAAGAGTGCTATCCTATATTGGAGAAAAGGAGCACCGGCGCAATCTACGTAAGAAAATGTATGAGCATGTGAACAAGAAGGCGTTGTCTGAT GGAGAATCATTATCTTTTGATGTGCTGTTGACTACATACGACATATTATTACTTGATGAAGATTTCCTATCACAGGTTCCATGGAGTTATGCAATAATTGACGAAGCACAAAGGCTCAAAAATCCATCTAGT GTGCTGCATAATGTGCTCAAAGAGCATTTTGTTATGCCAAGGAAATTGCTGATGACCGGCACACCTATACAAAACAACCTTTCAGAGCTTTGGGCTCTGTTGCATTTCTGTATGCCTTCTGTTTTTGGAACACTGGATCAGTTTCTCTATGCATTCAAGGAAGCTGGAGATCCTTCAT GTCGTGATGCAGACAAAGCTAAGGAACAattcaaaattttgaaatatgTAATAGGGGCATTTATGCTCCGAAGAACTAAATCTCAGCTTATTGAGTTGGGGACTCTTGTACTGCCACCTCTTACTGAGATTACTGT GATGGCACCATTGGTGGCCCTGCAAAAGAAGGTATATATGTCCATATTAAGGAAGGAGCTAACACAGCTGCTAGCACTTGCTTCTGGAGCACCCAGTACTCGGTCGTTACAGAATATG GTAATTCAACTACGAAAAGCATGCAGTCATCCTTACCTTTTTGCTGGTATAGAACCTGAACCATATGAAGAGGGAGAACACCTGGTTCAG GCTAGCGGGAAATTGCTTATTTTGGATCATCTTCTTCAAAAGCTTCATGCCTATGGACATAGAGTCCTTCTGTTTGCTCAGATGACTCAAACACTGGATATATTGCAG GATTATCTGGAATTGAGGAAATATTCTTACGAGCGTCTTGATGGTTCAATTCGCGCAGAAGAGCGCTTCGCTGCAATAAGGAGCTTCAGTCAACACTCAGCCAAGCGAAGATCAAAGTTGGAAGCTGATCAAAATGGAGCATTTGTTTTCTTGATTTCAACAAGAGCTGGTGGAGTTGGGTTGAATCTTGTGGCTGCTGATACT gtcatattttatgaGCAAGACTGGAATCCCCAGGTAGACAGGCAGGCCTTGCAGCGTGCTCACCGAATTGGTCAAACAAACCATGTGTTATCTATAAATCTAGTCACAGAGCAGACGGTGGAGGAG GTCATTATGCGTAGAGCGCAACGGAAATTACAGCTTAGCCAGAATATTGTAGGAGATGATGTCTTGGATCAGGAAGGGAAAGAGATGGCAGGTGCTGAAGCTGGTGACTTGCGATCTGTTATACTTGGATTGCATATGCTAGATCCTGCAGAAATAACCAATGAGGAATCAGATGAATTTGATAGGACTGAGTTGACTGCAATGGCAGAAACGATTATTGGATTTCGCAATGAAGAACGTTCTGCTAAAGATGAGTTTGAGGTAAAGCCAGTTGACAGGTTAAGTGAGTTCAATGTTGTCACAAAAAGGGGTCCAGAATCTATTAAGCTTGATCCTCGTCTTGATGAAGCTTCATATCTCGCATGGGTTGAGAAATTCAAGGAAGCATCACAGGCCAACCATGGTCCAATTTTCGAGCTTGGGAGTAGGAGAAGCTTGCCTGAGAAAAAGCATCTAAAAACTGAAGCAACAAAGAGAAAGGAAGAGGAGGAGAAGTTGTCAAAGTGGGAAGCTCTTGGATACCACTCGTTATCTGTCAGATATCCTGTATCAGCTCCGGATACTGATATCTCCTCAGATTCCGGCGCTGTTCATTTTGTTTATGGGGACTGCACTCATCCTTCTAAAGTGTCTCCATCAGAGCCGACCATTATATTCAG CTGCGTTGATACATCCGGAAGCTGGGGTCATGGGGGTATGTTTGATGCATTGGCGAGACTATCAACTAGTGTACCCGCTACATATGAGCGAGCTTCTGAATTTCATGATCTTCATCTAGGTGATCTCCATCTTATAGAGATTACAG AGGATCTCACTAGTGGCAGTGATTCACCTCATGCTCCTCAATGGGTAGCTTTGGCTGTTGTGCAGTCCTACAATCCTAGGCGCAAAGTCCCACGTGGCAGTATCTCCATCCCTGATTTGGAGCATTGTCTATCAAAAGCATCATATTCAGCTGCTCAAAAGTCTG CATCAATCCACATGCCAAGAATTGGTTATCAGGATGGTTCTGACAGGTCAGAATGGTATACAATTGAACGTCTGCTGCGGAAGCATGCTGCTCTCTACGGCATAAATATCTTTGT GTATTATTTCCGGCGTTCAGCACAGAGCTAA